Proteins encoded in a region of the Takifugu flavidus isolate HTHZ2018 chromosome 8, ASM371156v2, whole genome shotgun sequence genome:
- the ajap1 gene encoding adherens junction-associated protein 1 — translation MWIKRSVARSPSALSPGSCMGHRVWILLAMTHLTLDFSACSPLSQSMGIRLTTKSVPHSRPSWQPLWDTTNKLHWRTMSPLVRRLFNPAVQDSRAGIGPKVKGLKRLKLMRIDQAACKDCRLKHSEMETEDPQAVISEAPAASSRGRRGGSVRWLRRTRRQLKWDSYDKSQDGRTTTVAGFIDWGPTGTDSIDDDSKPELNMTLSTRVPTTTVATTTSTTARVFQRTFTVVTTPEPKRLSTTKATVNEGTVKPPKPYVETSGLAVHQIITITVSLIMVIAALITTLVLKNCCAQSGNGRHNSHQRKIHQQEESCQNLTDFTPARVPSKVDIFTAYNDSLQCSHECVRTAVPIYTDEMIQQTPVYKSAYNGNRPSPTERQLIPVAFVSEKWFEISC, via the exons TCCGTCTGCGTTGAGTCCAGGCAGCTGTATGGGCCATCGGGTGTGGATCCTACTGGCCATGACCCACCTCACCCTGGACTTCTCTGCGTGCAGCCCCCTCAGCCAGAGTATGGGGATTAGGCTCACAACTAAGTCAGTGCCTCACTCACGTCCTAGCTGGCAGCCCCTTTGGGACACTACCAACAAGCTTCACTGGAGAACAATGAGCCCTTTGGTCCGCCGTCTCTTTAACCCTGCGGTCCAAGACAGTAGGGCCGGGATCGGGCCTAAAGTTAAAGGCCTAAAGCGTTTAAAGCTAATGCGTATTGACCAAGCAGCGTGTAAAGACTGCCGGTTGAAACACTCCGAAATGGAGACAGAAGACCCACAGGCGGTAATATCTGAAGCTCCAGCGGCTTCATCTCGCGGAAGACGTGGAGGAAGTGTCCGGTGGTTACGTAGAACCAGGAGGCAGCTGAAGTGGGACAGCTACGACAAGTCTCAGGACGGCCGGACTACCACGGTGGCCGGATTTATCGACTGGGGCCCGACAGGGACAGACAGTATAGACGACGATAGCAAACCGGAGCTGAACATGACGCTGTCCACCAGAGTCCCGACCACCACTGTGGCCACAACCACGAGCACCACAGCCAGGGTCTTCCAAAGGACGTTCACTGTGGTGACCACACCGGAGCCCAAAAGGCTCAGCACCACCAAGGCCACTGTCAACGAGGGGACTGTCAAACCACCAAAGCCATATGTGGAGACATCAG GTTTGGCTGTCCACCAGATAATCACAATCACTGTGTCTCTCATCATGGTTATCGCAGCCTTGATCACAACGCTGGTCCTTAAAAACTG CTGTGCGCAGTCTGGGAACGGCCGCCACAATAGCCACCAGCGGAAGatccaccagcaggaggagagctgcCAGAACCTGACCGACTTCACCCCAGCCAGGGTGCCCAGCAAGGTGGACATATTCACTGCCTACAACGACAGCCTGCAGTGCTCGCACGAGTGCGTCCGCACCGCCGTGCCCATCTACACCGATGAGATGATCCAGCAGACGCCCGTCTACAAGTCTGCTTACAATGGAAACAG ACCCTCCCCCACCGAGAGACAGCTGATCCCCGTGGCCTTTGTTTCGGAGAAGTGGTTCGAGATCTCGTGCTGA